In the genome of Aureimonas sp. OT7, one region contains:
- a CDS encoding cysteine desulfurase family protein, producing the protein MPAATGRIYFDHNATSVVLPAARQAVLDAMDMPGNPSSIHAEGRAAKAVLEKARDAVAALCGVAPDGVVFTSGATEAATTALSPLWLKDGHEWRAQALAILETDHPCLRGGGRFGADEVTRLPVDAAGVVRLDALSEWLDALDGRPAILAVSWANGESGVIQPLAEMRAALAGHDVLLVADAVQLAGRRPLALREAGIDAAVLSAHKFGGPKGIGALVLADENTRPYALFTGGGQERGRRGGTESLPLIAGFGAAALNAGSTAGDGWPHVRALRDALETVLKDMAPGISIMGAGADRLPNTISFTHPAMRAETAQIAFDLQGIAVSAGSACSSGKVGASHVLRAMAQAGYPADPALGALRVSLGPDATQADIDQFINVARRVLARLGAAEGRSDAA; encoded by the coding sequence ATGCCTGCTGCGACAGGGCGCATCTATTTCGACCATAATGCAACGTCGGTGGTTTTGCCCGCGGCGCGGCAGGCTGTGCTGGATGCCATGGACATGCCCGGCAACCCGTCGTCCATCCATGCGGAAGGGCGCGCCGCCAAGGCGGTGCTCGAGAAGGCGCGAGACGCGGTCGCCGCCCTGTGCGGCGTGGCGCCGGACGGTGTCGTCTTCACCAGTGGAGCCACGGAGGCGGCAACCACCGCGCTGTCTCCTCTGTGGCTGAAGGACGGTCACGAGTGGCGGGCACAGGCACTCGCCATCCTGGAAACCGACCACCCCTGCCTGCGCGGCGGCGGCCGCTTCGGCGCCGACGAAGTGACGCGGCTTCCCGTCGACGCCGCGGGTGTCGTGCGGCTGGATGCGCTTTCGGAATGGCTCGACGCCCTGGATGGTCGTCCGGCGATCCTGGCAGTGTCCTGGGCCAATGGCGAAAGCGGCGTTATCCAGCCGCTTGCCGAGATGCGCGCTGCGCTGGCCGGTCACGATGTGCTTCTGGTCGCCGACGCGGTGCAACTGGCCGGTCGACGCCCCCTGGCGCTGCGCGAGGCCGGCATCGACGCGGCCGTCCTGTCGGCGCACAAGTTCGGCGGGCCCAAGGGGATCGGTGCTCTGGTGCTCGCGGACGAGAACACCCGGCCTTACGCGCTGTTCACCGGCGGCGGGCAGGAGCGTGGGCGGCGCGGGGGAACCGAAAGCCTGCCCCTGATCGCGGGCTTCGGGGCGGCGGCGCTGAATGCCGGCTCCACGGCCGGCGACGGATGGCCGCATGTGCGCGCCCTGCGCGATGCGCTGGAGACGGTCCTCAAGGATATGGCGCCGGGGATATCCATCATGGGGGCGGGCGCCGACCGCCTGCCCAATACGATCAGCTTCACCCATCCCGCGATGCGGGCCGAAACCGCCCAGATCGCCTTCGACCTGCAGGGAATCGCCGTGTCCGCAGGCTCTGCCTGCTCGTCCGGCAAGGTCGGGGCCAGCCATGTGCTGAGGGCGATGGCGCAGGCCGGCTATCCCGCCGATCCGGCCTTGGGCGCCCTGCGCGTCAGTCTCGGCCCGGACGCGACACAGGCGGATATCGACCAATTCATCAATGTAGCCAGGCGTGTCCTGGCGCGTCTTGGCGCGGCGGAGGGCCGTTCCGACGCCGCGTGA
- the sufC gene encoding Fe-S cluster assembly ATPase SufC, translating into MLEIKNLHARVADTDTEILRGLDLSVKAGEVAAIMGPNGSGKSTLSYILAGREDYEVTEGDILYNGESILEMDPAERAASGVFLAFQYPLEIPGVATMTFLKTALNAQRKARGEAELTTPDFMRRVKEAAAALRIDSDMLKRPLNVGFSGGEKKRAEILQMALLEPRLCVLDETDSGLDIDALKIVSDGVNALRQADRAFLVITHYQRLLEHIVPDSVHVLYKGRIIKSGGKDLALHLEEEGYSQIIEEAA; encoded by the coding sequence ATGCTGGAAATCAAGAACCTTCACGCGCGCGTTGCCGATACCGACACCGAGATCCTGCGCGGCCTGGACCTGAGCGTAAAGGCCGGCGAAGTCGCCGCCATCATGGGGCCGAACGGCTCGGGCAAGTCGACGCTCTCCTACATTCTCGCCGGCCGCGAGGACTACGAGGTCACGGAAGGCGACATCCTGTATAATGGCGAGTCCATCCTGGAGATGGATCCGGCCGAGCGCGCCGCTTCCGGCGTCTTCCTGGCGTTCCAGTACCCACTGGAAATCCCGGGCGTCGCCACCATGACGTTCCTGAAGACGGCGCTGAACGCACAGCGCAAGGCGCGCGGCGAGGCCGAACTGACGACACCTGACTTCATGCGTCGCGTGAAAGAGGCCGCTGCGGCCCTGCGGATCGATTCCGACATGCTGAAGCGGCCCTTGAACGTCGGCTTCTCGGGCGGCGAAAAGAAGCGCGCGGAAATCCTGCAGATGGCCCTGCTGGAGCCCAGGCTCTGTGTTCTGGACGAGACGGATTCCGGCCTGGACATCGACGCGCTGAAGATCGTTTCCGACGGCGTCAACGCCTTGCGGCAGGCCGACCGCGCCTTCCTGGTGATCACCCACTACCAGCGCCTGCTCGAGCATATCGTGCCCGATAGCGTGCATGTGCTCTACAAGGGGCGCATCATCAAGTCGGGTGGCAAGGATCTGGCCTTGCACCTTGAAGAAGAAGGATATTCCCAGATCATCGAAGAGGCTGCTTGA
- the tyrS gene encoding tyrosine--tRNA ligase: MTGFKSDFLNTLSERGFIYQGSDMEGLDKVALAGGLTGYIGYDATAASLHVGHLLQIMMLRWLQKTGGRPIALMGGGTTRIGDPSFRDDQRPLLDEAGIARNLEGIKGVFAKYLDFDGPARMVNNAEWLDKLQYIDFLRDYGRHFSVNRMLSFESVKQRLDRDQSLSFLEFNYMILQAYDFVELYRRFGCRVQMGGSDQWGNIVNGIELTRRTAEGEVFALTSPLLTTSSGAKMGKTAGGAVWLNADMKSPYEFWQYWRNTEDSDVERFLKLFTELPMDEIARLAALGGSEINEAKKVLATEVTALCHGRTLAEEAQETARATFEEGALAENLPTISVSGNELSEGVGILTALVRAGLATSNGEARRHIQGGAVRVNDQPVADDKARIGDGDLAGGVIKLSLGRKKHVLVRPDHS; the protein is encoded by the coding sequence ATGACCGGTTTCAAGTCCGACTTCCTGAACACGCTTTCGGAACGCGGCTTTATCTATCAGGGCTCCGACATGGAGGGGCTCGACAAGGTTGCGCTTGCGGGCGGGCTGACCGGCTATATCGGCTACGATGCAACGGCGGCCTCGCTGCATGTCGGCCATCTGCTGCAGATCATGATGCTGCGCTGGTTGCAGAAGACGGGCGGCCGCCCGATCGCGCTCATGGGCGGCGGCACCACCCGCATCGGCGACCCGAGCTTCCGGGACGACCAGCGCCCGCTGCTGGACGAGGCGGGCATTGCCCGCAACCTCGAGGGCATCAAGGGCGTCTTCGCCAAATATCTCGATTTCGATGGCCCTGCCCGCATGGTCAACAATGCGGAATGGCTCGACAAGCTGCAGTACATCGACTTCCTGCGCGATTACGGACGCCACTTCTCGGTCAACCGCATGCTGTCGTTCGAGAGCGTCAAGCAGCGGTTGGACAGGGACCAATCCCTTTCTTTCCTCGAATTCAACTACATGATCCTGCAGGCCTACGATTTCGTGGAACTGTACCGTCGCTTCGGATGCCGCGTGCAGATGGGCGGCTCGGACCAGTGGGGCAATATCGTCAACGGCATAGAGCTGACGCGCCGCACCGCCGAGGGCGAGGTCTTCGCCCTCACCTCGCCGCTCTTGACGACCTCGTCCGGCGCCAAGATGGGCAAGACCGCCGGCGGCGCGGTGTGGTTGAACGCCGACATGAAGAGCCCTTACGAGTTCTGGCAGTACTGGCGCAATACCGAGGATAGCGACGTGGAGCGCTTCCTGAAGCTGTTCACCGAACTGCCGATGGACGAGATCGCGCGTCTGGCCGCGCTGGGCGGATCGGAGATCAACGAGGCCAAGAAGGTCCTGGCGACGGAGGTGACGGCGCTCTGCCATGGCCGTACGCTGGCTGAAGAGGCGCAGGAGACGGCGCGCGCCACCTTCGAGGAAGGCGCGCTTGCCGAAAACCTGCCGACCATCTCCGTATCCGGCAACGAGCTGTCCGAAGGGGTCGGCATCCTGACGGCACTGGTGCGGGCCGGGCTTGCGACCTCCAACGGAGAGGCCCGCCGCCATATCCAGGGCGGGGCCGTGCGCGTCAACGACCAGCCCGTTGCCGACGACAAGGCCCGCATCGGCGATGGTGACCTTGCCGGCGGCGTCATCAAGCTGTCCCTCGGCCGCAAGAAGCACGTTCTGGTGCGGCCGGATCACTCGTAG
- the sufD gene encoding Fe-S cluster assembly protein SufD — translation MSAPIATKKTPAELRLIERAEAGTGQREALAALREAGLPSRRVEAWHYTDLRVLLDRAMQAGAPAGSDIESILAPLLPHSVVVEAGSAETISREGLSVAPSARIPEWNRALNHLDRPHDTIRVLNAALGATGTQVDIAAGANLTDAIELRAAPGAAGAQAFARVTVGKGARATFVERVSPSGPGSLSTLVGEVDLGDDADILWIVDQEKGSSETHLGQLTVRLGANSRLRMFVLNAGGALVRQEVHCETVGEGADIQIRGVNLLAEGQHVDVTTTLTHSVAHTTATEIFRNVVMGGQGVFQGMIKVAKGAQKTDARLACNSLLLSDDGDFFAKPELEIFADDVQCGHGATAGEIDANHLFYLMSRGIPEREARALLVKAFVDEVVEEIEHEDAVVALEARIDHWLATH, via the coding sequence ATGTCGGCACCGATAGCCACGAAGAAGACACCCGCGGAACTGCGGCTGATCGAGCGCGCGGAGGCAGGCACGGGCCAGCGCGAGGCCCTGGCGGCGCTGCGCGAGGCGGGCCTGCCGAGCCGCCGCGTGGAGGCATGGCACTATACCGACCTCCGGGTTCTGCTGGACCGGGCCATGCAGGCCGGCGCGCCGGCGGGCAGCGACATCGAAAGCATCCTGGCACCTCTGCTTCCGCACAGCGTGGTGGTGGAGGCCGGCTCGGCTGAAACGATCTCGCGCGAGGGGCTGTCCGTAGCGCCGTCGGCTCGTATCCCCGAATGGAACCGCGCGCTCAACCATCTCGACCGTCCCCACGACACGATCCGCGTTCTCAACGCGGCTCTCGGCGCAACCGGGACGCAGGTCGACATCGCGGCCGGCGCCAACCTGACCGACGCGATCGAGCTTCGTGCGGCGCCCGGCGCCGCGGGTGCGCAGGCCTTCGCCCGGGTAACGGTGGGCAAGGGCGCGCGCGCCACCTTCGTCGAGCGTGTGTCGCCATCCGGGCCGGGTTCGCTGTCCACGCTGGTCGGTGAAGTCGACCTGGGCGACGATGCCGATATTCTCTGGATCGTCGATCAGGAGAAGGGCAGCAGCGAAACGCATCTGGGGCAGCTAACGGTCAGGCTGGGCGCCAACTCCAGGCTGCGGATGTTCGTTCTCAATGCAGGCGGTGCGCTGGTGCGTCAGGAAGTGCACTGCGAGACGGTCGGCGAGGGTGCCGATATCCAGATCCGCGGCGTCAACCTGCTTGCCGAGGGGCAGCATGTGGATGTCACCACGACGCTGACGCACAGCGTCGCCCATACGACTGCGACCGAAATCTTCCGTAACGTGGTCATGGGCGGGCAGGGCGTTTTCCAGGGCATGATCAAGGTTGCCAAGGGCGCGCAGAAGACCGACGCGCGGCTGGCCTGCAACTCGCTGCTCCTGTCCGACGATGGCGATTTCTTCGCCAAGCCCGAGCTGGAGATCTTCGCCGACGACGTCCAGTGCGGACATGGCGCAACGGCCGGCGAAATCGACGCCAACCATCTCTTCTACCTCATGTCGCGCGGCATTCCCGAGCGCGAGGCGCGGGCCCTCCTGGTCAAGGCTTTCGTCGACGAGGTCGTGGAAGAGATCGAGCACGAGGACGCGGTCGTGGCGCTGGAAGCGCGCATCGACCATTGGCTGGCCACCCATTGA
- the sufB gene encoding Fe-S cluster assembly protein SufB: MPAVQETIDQVRRIDVDQYKYGFETKIEMDLAPKGLNEDIIAFISAKKDEPQWMLDWRLKAFERWKTMENPGWARLDYPEIDFQDIHYYAAPKSMSGPASLDEVDPEILRTYEKLGIPLKEQEILAGVRRADEPSRLDEETGEPVEGGYRKVAVDAVFDSVSVATTFRKELEKAGVIFMPISEAVREHPDLVQKYLGSVVPVGDNFFAALNSAVFTDGSFVYVPPGVRCPMELSTYFRINERNTGQFERTLIIADRGSYVSYLEGCTAPQRDENQLHAAVVELIALDDAEIKYSTVQNWYPGDKEGKGGIYNFVTKRGDCRGANSRISWTQVETGSAITWKYPSCILRGDNSRGEFYSIAVSNGYQQIDSGTKMIHIGKNTSSRIISKGISAGNSNNTYRGQVSALRKASNARNFTQCDSLLIGEDCGAHTVPYIEARNSTAQFEHEATTSKISEDQLFYCMQRGIPEEEAVALIVNGFVKDVIQQLPMEFAVEAQKLIGISLEGSVG; encoded by the coding sequence ATGCCAGCAGTTCAGGAAACCATCGATCAGGTTCGCCGGATCGACGTGGACCAGTACAAATACGGCTTCGAGACGAAGATCGAGATGGATCTTGCCCCCAAGGGCCTGAACGAAGATATCATCGCGTTCATCTCTGCGAAGAAGGACGAGCCCCAGTGGATGCTCGATTGGCGCCTGAAGGCGTTCGAGCGTTGGAAGACGATGGAAAATCCGGGCTGGGCGCGCCTCGACTATCCGGAAATCGACTTTCAGGACATCCACTACTATGCGGCGCCGAAGTCGATGTCGGGCCCGGCGTCCCTGGATGAGGTCGATCCGGAGATCCTGCGCACATACGAGAAGCTTGGCATCCCCTTGAAAGAGCAGGAGATCCTGGCCGGTGTCCGCAGGGCGGACGAGCCTTCGCGCCTGGACGAGGAGACCGGTGAGCCGGTCGAGGGCGGCTACCGCAAGGTGGCGGTCGACGCGGTGTTCGATTCGGTCTCGGTGGCGACCACCTTCCGCAAGGAACTGGAGAAGGCCGGCGTGATCTTCATGCCCATCTCCGAGGCCGTGCGCGAGCACCCGGACCTGGTCCAGAAATATCTGGGCTCGGTCGTGCCCGTCGGCGACAACTTCTTCGCGGCCCTGAACTCGGCCGTCTTCACGGACGGTTCGTTCGTCTACGTGCCGCCGGGCGTTCGCTGCCCGATGGAGCTTTCCACCTATTTCCGCATCAACGAGCGCAATACCGGCCAGTTCGAACGTACCCTCATCATTGCCGACAGGGGTTCCTACGTCTCCTATCTGGAGGGCTGCACGGCGCCGCAGCGCGACGAAAACCAGTTGCACGCCGCCGTGGTGGAGCTGATTGCGCTGGACGATGCCGAGATCAAGTACTCGACGGTGCAGAACTGGTATCCGGGCGACAAGGAAGGCAAGGGCGGCATCTACAACTTCGTCACCAAGCGGGGCGATTGCCGTGGCGCCAACTCGCGCATTTCCTGGACGCAGGTCGAGACCGGCTCCGCCATCACCTGGAAGTATCCCTCCTGCATTCTGCGTGGCGACAATTCGCGCGGGGAGTTCTACTCGATCGCCGTCTCGAACGGTTATCAGCAGATCGATTCCGGCACCAAGATGATCCATATCGGCAAGAACACTTCCAGCCGGATCATCTCCAAGGGTATCTCGGCCGGCAACTCGAACAACACCTATCGCGGGCAGGTGTCGGCCCTGCGCAAGGCGTCCAATGCCCGCAACTTCACGCAGTGCGACTCCTTGCTGATCGGCGAGGACTGCGGCGCGCACACGGTGCCCTACATCGAGGCGCGCAACTCGACCGCCCAGTTCGAGCACGAGGCGACGACGTCGAAGATCTCCGAGGACCAGCTCTTCTACTGCATGCAGCGCGGCATCCCGGAGGAGGAGGCCGTGGCGCTGATCGTCAATGGCTTCGTCAAGGACGTGATCCAGCAATTGCCGATGGAGTTCGCCGTCGAGGCGCAGAAGCTCATCGGCATCAGCCTCGAAGGCAGCGTCGGCTAG
- a CDS encoding alpha/beta hydrolase produces MPEVIFNGPAGRLEGRYQAAKEKNAPIAIVLHPHPRFGGTMNNQIVYNLFYMFQQRGFTVLRFNFRGIGRSQGEFDHGMGELSDAAAALDWVQTLHPDSKNCWVAGYSFGAWIGMQLLMRRPEIEGFISVAPQPNSYDFSFLAPCPSSGLIIHGDKDRVAPGKDVQGLVDKLKAQKGIVITQKTLPGANHFFSEHADELMAECSEYLDRRLAGEFADTRPKRLK; encoded by the coding sequence ATGCCAGAAGTCATCTTCAACGGTCCCGCCGGTCGCCTTGAAGGCCGTTACCAGGCCGCCAAGGAGAAGAACGCCCCGATCGCCATCGTGCTGCATCCGCACCCGCGTTTCGGCGGCACGATGAACAACCAGATCGTCTATAATCTCTTCTACATGTTCCAGCAACGCGGCTTCACCGTGCTGCGTTTCAACTTCCGCGGCATCGGCCGCAGCCAGGGCGAGTTCGACCACGGCATGGGCGAGCTTTCGGACGCCGCCGCCGCGCTGGACTGGGTGCAGACGCTGCATCCCGATTCCAAGAATTGCTGGGTTGCCGGCTACTCGTTCGGTGCCTGGATCGGCATGCAGCTCCTGATGCGCCGCCCGGAAATCGAAGGCTTCATCTCGGTTGCGCCGCAGCCGAACAGCTACGATTTCTCCTTCCTTGCGCCCTGCCCGTCGTCCGGGCTCATCATCCATGGCGACAAGGACCGCGTCGCCCCCGGCAAGGATGTGCAGGGCCTGGTCGACAAGTTGAAGGCGCAGAAGGGCATCGTCATCACCCAGAAGACGTTGCCGGGCGCCAATCACTTCTTCAGCGAGCATGCGGACGAGTTGATGGCCGAGTGCTCCGAGTATCTCGACAGGCGTCTTGCCGGCGAGTTCGCCGATACGCGGCCCAAGCGCCTCAAATAG